cccctcccctactcagtcgccagcatgatctgctcacacacatacacacacacacccctcccctactcagtcgccagcatgatctgctcacacacacacatacacacacacacccctcccctactcagtcgccagcatgatctgctcacacacacacacatacacacacacacccctcccctactcagtcgccagcatgatctgctcacacacacacacacatacacacacccctcccctactcagtcgccagcatgatctgctcacacacacacatacacacacccctcccctactcagtcgccagcatgatctgctcgcacacacacacacacacacacacacacacagtattttaatcaataatattatttatttttagatgtaATCCTGAACTCTCCATCCTACTCCCCAACAATCCCTAGTAAGAAACTTTTTGtctcattattatattttgtatatattgtgtgcGTATATAATATAGCAAATTATCTTATTCAATGTTTCAATGAATAGATCGTGAATCTGATCAACAATCCCCTGCGAAAGGTTATCAGTACAGCCATAATGACACGCTTTCCGGTAAATATGTCTTATAATTAAACTTGCACATACGTGTATGTGAAAACACATTAGTGATGAAACGTAATATATTGTTATCTATGTGTGTTTTAGATTCCGATGTTAACGCCAATGATGATCTGAGGGACGATCTACGCGATCTACGCCACCTTCACAAGTCTGTGTCTTTGACGTTCAAGAAACTCATGCGCGTGAAAACACACGGGTCAAGAGTTCAAAGTAAGCATGTTCATGCATTGTGTAAGAAACGTGTGAGCCTTTATATGAATCAATGTACTACCCTACTCAATAAACACCATGTCTAGGAAAAGGT
This DNA window, taken from Astyanax mexicanus isolate ESR-SI-001 chromosome 5, AstMex3_surface, whole genome shotgun sequence, encodes the following:
- the LOC125802170 gene encoding uncharacterized protein LOC125802170 isoform X2, with product MESELCNNSTFSNYQCNETPGVNYIQKPPTPYELTAETRSRSPIYITDTPPNSSTIPGCDSPAYANNGNQSPYNVILNSPSYSPTIPNRESDQQSPAKGYQYSHNDTLSDSDVNANDDLRDDLRDLRHLHKSVSLTFKKLMRVKTHGSRVQSKHVHALCKKRVSLYMNQCTTLLNKHHV
- the LOC125802170 gene encoding uncharacterized protein LOC125802170 isoform X3; translated protein: MESELCNNSTFSNYQCNETPGVNYIQKPPTPYELTAETRSRSPIYITDTPPNSSTIPGCDSPAYANNDVILNSPSYSPTIPNRESDQQSPAKGYQYSHNDTLSDSDVNANDDLRDDLRDLRHLHKSVSLTFKKLMRVKTHGSRVQSKHVHALCKKRVSLYMNQCTTLLNKHHV